The genomic DNA gttttctctctcaacccactttctctctcattatattttctctcccCTCACTTTTTcatttctctcataatactttctctctcttcattttttccatcactctttctctctcatcatattttctctctcctcagtctctcattttctctcatcatactttctctctcctcactctttcattttctctcctaatactttctctctcttcattttttccccatcacactttctctctcatcacactttctctctcatcatactttttctcttctcaatctctcctatcatgcactctcttctcattttctctgatcatactttctctctcttcatttttcccaacatactttctctctcatcatcaccattttctcttatcatatgtttctctcacatttaactttctctcccatctaatttttttctcttattttcctgtaagagtaaaaaaagaaaatttaggttcattccgattgaaaatatttaactaaccaaacatcatttttaataatgatacccaagctcatacccattctcattccataatactatgatatccattcccattccgattcctaggagagaatcaaacgccccctaagttaGATAAAAATCGACGGGTAAGAGATCTTAATCGTTCTCGAAGTCGAAAAATATAGTAATTTGCCGCCTCTCTCTCGCTCTCGGCCGCCGACTGATGGAATCCTTGCCTCCGCCTTCGTCTCCGCCCACATCGCTGCCAACGCCTCGCTCTTCACTCCCTGAAAACCCTGTTTCACTATTCCAACAGCAACCACTCCCTCTACCGTCGCCTCCGCCGCGCAGGAGGCCGAGGCGGAAGCCAGTCGCCGCTGCAGAGGTCGCCGAAGCGCGATCGTTTATGGCGGCCGCTCAGCCGGCAAGAAGAGGGAAAATAGGAGCTTCTTCAACCGCCTCGAGGAGATCTCGAGTGAAAATCCCTAAACCGGAGGAGGAAATCGTTGGGGAGGGGACGACTGATGTTACTCACGGCAATGATGAGGACGACGATGTTGGGAGagcaaagaagaggaagaggggtaAAGAAAAGGTTGCTTCCGTGGAAACCTCGACATCTGTGCTTCTCGCTCCCAATTCCAGCCGTTCCCATTTGGGTGCGACGCTGGCTTTCTCCTCCCTAATTTTTTCCGGTGTTTTTTAGGCTTGACATGTTCAGTGGATAACCCAGTTTTCTTTTGCCATCTTAAGATGCAGATATCTCCCACGATGATCCGTTTGTTGGCGAAAAAGGTTCGTTTGAGCGATTTGTCGAGTTGATCATGTGGAAAGATGTTGCAAAATCCACCCTTTGGTTTGGATCTGGTTCGGCTTTCTTCCTATCATCTTTTTGCTCAACGGACTCAAGATTTAGGTTAGTTTAACCACAGTGATAACGAGACTCTCAACAAGTCATATTCCACTTCGAGGATTATCTGTGCTTTCTTTTCACTACTGAATCTTTGCAGCGCCCTTTCAGCCTCGTCTCACATTGGTCTCTTGGTCGCGAGCATCGCCTTTGTCAAAAATACAATATCTCAGAGGTGAGTATTGCAATGTTTTCTCCAACCCACGTTAATTGAGGATCCATTCCACATAAACATGCATTTATCTTCTATGTTGCTGAGCAAGTATATTAATATCACAGTTTGTTCATATTCCTGTTGTTCAATGTATATTTGAGAAATTGGAAGTATGATTCTAATGATACGCAGGCAGAAATGTACCACTAGAGCATACTTCCAATTGACAGAAGATGACATCCTTTGTGTTGCTCGAGTTGTTTTGCCGGCTGTCAACACATTCCTAACCAAGGCCCAAGACATATTTTCTGGTGATCCATCATGGACTCTTAAGGCAAGTCTCAATTTCTGTCTTCCTTgtcttgtttattattttcataaGCAACATTCGTGGCTACTGATTGATTCTACATATGCATATCTAATATTTCATCTTTTGCATGTGCCCTCATATTCATAGCCAGCCGCATATTGCTTTAAGTTTAATTAGCTGGAGAAAATCAAGTTATTTTGCTGTGTGATTTTATTTCTTTGGAAAatagaattaa from Zingiber officinale cultivar Zhangliang chromosome 4A, Zo_v1.1, whole genome shotgun sequence includes the following:
- the LOC121970178 gene encoding reticulon-like protein B18 isoform X1; this encodes MESLPPPSSPPTSLPTPRSSLPENPVSLFQQQPLPLPSPPPRRRPRRKPVAAAEVAEARSFMAAAQPARRGKIGASSTASRRSRVKIPKPEEEIVGEGTTDVTHGNDEDDDVGRAKKRKRGKEKVASVETSTSVLLAPNSSRSHLDADISHDDPFVGEKGSFERFVELIMWKDVAKSTLWFGSGSAFFLSSFCSTDSRFSALSASSHIGLLVASIAFVKNTISQRQKCTTRAYFQLTEDDILCVARVVLPAVNTFLTKAQDIFSGDPSWTLKIVPVLLLGANYGHLITFWRLLATGFFATFTLPKLYCLNTPQIHQTAENAAHWVLEAWNSCRRKKFIAASAATILWNFFSAKTRFFAAFIFIVMLRYRQQVKQEESGNEGKELEQPQGMVVAGETPPMMQLD
- the LOC121970178 gene encoding reticulon-like protein B18 isoform X2, which gives rise to MESLPPPSSPPTSLPTPRSSLPENPVSLFQQQPLPLPSPPPRRRPRRKPVAAAEVAEARSFMAAAQPARRGKIGASSTASRRSRVKIPKPEEEIVGEGTTDVTHGNDEDDDVGRAKKRKRGKEKVASVETSTSVLLAPNSSRSHLDISHDDPFVGEKGSFERFVELIMWKDVAKSTLWFGSGSAFFLSSFCSTDSRFSALSASSHIGLLVASIAFVKNTISQRQKCTTRAYFQLTEDDILCVARVVLPAVNTFLTKAQDIFSGDPSWTLKIVPVLLLGANYGHLITFWRLLATGFFATFTLPKLYCLNTPQIHQTAENAAHWVLEAWNSCRRKKFIAASAATILWNFFSAKTRFFAAFIFIVMLRYRQQVKQEESGNEGKELEQPQGMVVAGETPPMMQLD